Proteins from one Nitrospirota bacterium genomic window:
- a CDS encoding sigma-54-dependent Fis family transcriptional regulator, whose product METILIVEDKDSMAQMLKETLESEGFITLTARDGAEGIKRIKESRIDLVLTDLKLPKKDGLEVLKASQEENPLVPVIVMTAFGSIETAVRAIKSGAYDFITKPLDTDHLLVLISRALKNQRLLTENILLKEEFSSQLGYPKIIGKSQKMLEVANNVQRVALTKTTVLLLGESGTGKELFARAIHFLSPRKEHPFVTINCAAIPRELLESELFGHEKGSFTGADEKKFGKFELANKGAIFLDEVGEMDLALQAKLLRTLQEGEIERIGGIKPIKVDVRIIAASNKNLEAAVADRSFREDLFYRLSVFPITIPPLRDRRDDIPALVEHFIADCSREMKIPPKEVSPEAMELLKNYLWKGNVREMENVIERALILCTTPTIMPEHLGLSSIGALETTLRDLPMDGTLEEISRAALKIAETQRIKKALRETRGNKVKASEMLGVSYKTLLTKIKEYGIEQ is encoded by the coding sequence ATGGAAACAATTCTTATAGTTGAAGACAAAGATTCGATGGCACAGATGCTCAAAGAGACCCTTGAGTCTGAGGGTTTTATAACCCTCACTGCCAGGGATGGCGCTGAAGGCATAAAGCGCATCAAAGAAAGCCGCATTGACCTTGTGCTCACAGACCTCAAGCTTCCCAAAAAAGACGGTCTTGAGGTACTCAAGGCATCGCAAGAAGAAAACCCCTTAGTCCCTGTTATTGTCATGACTGCTTTTGGTTCCATCGAAACTGCGGTCAGGGCCATAAAATCAGGGGCCTATGATTTCATAACAAAACCACTGGATACAGACCACCTGCTTGTCCTTATCAGCAGGGCGCTTAAAAACCAGAGACTGCTTACAGAAAACATTCTGCTCAAAGAAGAATTCTCCAGCCAGCTCGGTTATCCGAAGATAATCGGGAAGAGCCAGAAGATGCTTGAGGTTGCAAACAATGTTCAGAGAGTTGCCCTTACAAAGACAACAGTTCTCCTCCTTGGAGAATCCGGCACTGGAAAGGAACTTTTTGCACGGGCAATACACTTTCTGAGCCCGAGAAAGGAACATCCGTTTGTCACGATAAATTGTGCAGCAATACCGAGGGAGCTGCTTGAATCCGAACTCTTTGGCCATGAAAAGGGTTCTTTTACCGGGGCAGATGAAAAAAAGTTCGGCAAATTTGAACTTGCAAACAAAGGGGCGATATTTCTTGACGAGGTCGGAGAGATGGATCTTGCTTTACAGGCAAAGCTGCTCAGGACGCTCCAGGAAGGTGAGATAGAAAGGATTGGCGGTATAAAGCCCATTAAAGTAGACGTCAGGATAATTGCAGCCAGCAACAAAAATCTCGAGGCTGCCGTAGCTGACAGGAGCTTCAGGGAAGACCTTTTTTACAGATTGAGCGTCTTCCCGATTACAATACCCCCGCTGAGGGATAGAAGAGATGATATACCGGCCCTTGTCGAGCATTTTATTGCTGATTGCTCCAGGGAAATGAAAATCCCCCCAAAAGAAGTCTCGCCAGAAGCAATGGAGCTTTTGAAGAACTATCTGTGGAAAGGGAATGTCAGGGAAATGGAAAATGTCATTGAGAGGGCGCTTATCCTCTGCACAACCCCCACAATAATGCCAGAGCATTTGGGCCTCAGCTCCATTGGCGCTCTTGAGACTACACTCAGGGACCTCCCGATGGATGGAACCCTTGAGGAGATTTCCAGGGCTGCCCTTAAAATCGCTGAGACCCAGAGGATAAAAAAGGCCCTCAGAGAGACCAGGGGAAACAAAGTCAAGGCATCAGAGATGCTCGGGGTGAGTTATAAGACTCTGCTTACAAAGATAAAAGAGTATGGAATAGAACAATAA
- a CDS encoding putative toxin-antitoxin system toxin component, PIN family, with the protein MRVILDTNVYISAMLFGGKCEEILKLANQSLFEVVISKKILYEIKSVLKEKFHWTDKQIAEVIKYIKSITTIVNPDISLAIIKEDPADNKIIECAVASNATYIVTGDKHHLLSIKEYSGIKILSPIEFLRL; encoded by the coding sequence TTGAGGGTTATCCTTGATACAAATGTATATATCTCTGCAATGCTTTTTGGTGGTAAATGTGAAGAGATATTGAAACTTGCAAATCAGTCACTTTTTGAGGTAGTAATCTCAAAGAAAATCCTTTATGAGATTAAATCTGTTTTGAAGGAAAAATTCCACTGGACAGATAAACAGATAGCCGAGGTTATAAAATATATCAAAAGTATAACCACCATTGTGAATCCTGATATTTCGCTTGCCATAATAAAGGAAGATCCTGCGGATAATAAAATTATTGAGTGTGCGGTTGCTTCAAATGCTACATATATTGTTACAGGAGATAAACACCATCTTTTGTCTATTAAGGAGTACTCAGGGATAAAGATACTAAGCCCGATAGAGTTTTTAAGACTGTGA